GGAGTTTGCACAGCTTCAATTACCTTGATTTCTTCAGCAGTTCTTTCACCCTTTTGGTGGTTTTGAATATCATGAGTATTTAAAGGCCTAGTTCCTTGTATGGGTAGTGGATTTGCTCCCTGCATAAGACCTCATTATTAGTTTAAAAAAACTGACTAATAATATTATAAATTAAACTATTATTATTTATAATTAGTTAGGGCAATTTATTTTTTTAAAAAAGATGTAAATTAAGAAACAATTAAGTTTGTAAAGGGGTTTTATGGTTAAAGTTGAACCTTTATTATCCAATTTGACAAGAGCCTTTGAAGCTCTTGAAACGAATCAAGCGGTTACCCTATCCTCTACTGAAGAAAAAACCATGGCCCTCTTTCGAAGGGAAGTAAAGGCACCCAAAGAAGCCATTTCAATAAATCAAACGACAGCGGCTCACCTCGAAGAAGCTTTATCGATTCTTAAAGGCGAAATTAAACCTAAAAATGCGAGCCAGGAAGCTCAAAAAATAGCCAAATTTGTTCAAGATGAAATCAAGCTTGCCCAAAAAGATAAGCCAAGACGCCTTAGAAACGAAATTCAAATGATAGGTCTCTCAATTACAGAGGGTTTTCTTATTCGCCTCAATGAAAATCGAGAAAAACAAGAACGAGCCCATGTCATTAAAGAAGCCATTCTGGGTAAAGACGGCCTTGTTGAAACAAGAGAAAACCTAAGCTCGGAAAAGCCTAAAAATACAAAGCAAATAGGCCAAGACGCCGCTCGCTATTTGGAACAAGGTAAAACAGAAGTTATAATAAATAACCGCCCGGTTTTTTCAAAAGAAGGCAGTTTAGCTCTTAAAGAAAACAAAGTTAGCGCTTTTAAAGAGCGCATAATAGCCTATTTTTCTCTGCTTTCTCAATTTTCTTTAGGGAAAAAAAGTAAAAAATTAGAAGAAGACATTGCAAAACTTGAGGGAAAAGATCTCAATGAATTAACTAACAAGTTTTCGAACTTTTTTCAAAGTCATGTGGAGGAGCTTTTAAACTCTAAAGATCCAAAAGAAATCCGGTTCGGCAAGCTTTTATTAGCCACCCTTTCTCAAGGTTTTACAGTCGGCGCTTCAGGGCCGCTATTTATGGCTCTAAAGGGACTACCCTTTGCCAAAGAATTAGGCAAACCTGAAATAGAAACTACAATTAATCTTGATGAAATAAGAAAAACTGCCGAGATAGAAAGAAAAACCACTTTTCCAAGAAAAGATGGCTCTTCCGGGCCCTATCTCGTTGTACGAACCAAAATTTCAATAGCTGAAGAGAAAACAGAAACTCAGTATTTATATGAAATTCATTTTCCGGATGAAAGCTTTAGTAAAGAGGCGCAAGAACTAAGAAAAGAGCTTTTTAAAGCCGGACTTCCAAGGGATTCAGAAGACATAAAATTTATTAATATCATGGATTAAGAACATGAAAGATAGCTTAGTTGTCCAAAAGCAAGGGTTATTTTATAAGCCCGGGAATTTTTATATCGACCCTCTTAGACCTGTTCCTGTGGCTTTGATTACTCATGCTCATGGAGACCATGCAAGAAGCGGTTCCGGAGAATACATCACCTCAGAGAAAAATGCGGCTCTCTTACGAAGAAGAGTTGGGTCCGATGCCAAAATAACTTCTTACCCTTATGGGGAACCTTTTATCTTAAATAACTCTCAAATCTCCTTTCATCCGGCAGGCCATATATTAGGCTCAAGCCAAATAAGATGTGAAAGTAATTCCTATGTGACCTTGATTTCAGGAGATTATAAAAGACAGGAAGATCAAACTGCCGATCCCTTCGAAACCATACCTTGCGATCTATTTGTAACAGAAGCCACTTTCGGCCTCCCCATTTATAATTGGCCGACAGTTGAGACCTCAACCCATGAAATTTTAAAGTGGTGGCAGCAAAATGCCAAAGACGGCTTTGCTTCAATTTTATTTTGTTATGCCCTTGGAAAAGCCCAACGGATATTAC
This genomic window from Criblamydia sequanensis CRIB-18 contains:
- a CDS encoding ligase-associated DNA damage response exonuclease, coding for MKDSLVVQKQGLFYKPGNFYIDPLRPVPVALITHAHGDHARSGSGEYITSEKNAALLRRRVGSDAKITSYPYGEPFILNNSQISFHPAGHILGSSQIRCESNSYVTLISGDYKRQEDQTADPFETIPCDLFVTEATFGLPIYNWPTVETSTHEILKWWQQNAKDGFASILFCYALGKAQRILQMIKNHHQTGPVYVHGSIQAFNTLYQEEGFDFSFATSPLDNPKNFDYSNALILAPPSTFRSVWMKRFLPCKTAFASGWSLVRGNRRRSGYDKGLVLSDHADWKDLLRTIKETKAKKVLVTHGYEQLLSRYLKEELGIDAKPLAGYGFIPNEEE